The following are encoded together in the Labrus mixtus chromosome 2, fLabMix1.1, whole genome shotgun sequence genome:
- the prmt9 gene encoding protein arginine N-methyltransferase 9: protein MPNANARPKHGRRPRRRRREDPARNELVSSSLESAQQCLFNQDYGTAFVHYLLVLNLAPAFKDFAKESFRFTLFKWTEELDSVGRIQDLFDCYEQALELFPADEVILNSMGEHLFRMGFRDEAAGHFHKALKLRPDFPEARENFHRVANWLVERWHFLMLNDHGRNQKYQQAIQKAVQSGCNTVLDIGTGTGILGMCAKKAGAAEVYACELSKTMYELACEVLAANGMDGSIKIIHMKSLEMEVPKDIPQRVSLVVTETVDAGLFGEGIIESLIHAWHHLLLPPQNGENEFQEPSATGRVIPAGATVFGMAVESLEIRRHHRFCVSELGGISMAAAGELRSPVSCSAEPDESMEPYTTERLSRLPRGYKALTEPFTALHIDFNNVQELEGLSSRPVQRIFLPVTQEGELDALAVWFQLHLDKESSLSTGPQEDTCWEQAIYPVHITDGFVLKPQDELIVEVSCRDSFLRLSSVAVLRDGHEIGLDKRLDSPCPENPISTQNPEAELCSALACLQTDQDKTKEFSMLECAEMALLNNQDYHRSFCTALGKLISQLKVQYQTQEPGSDGQSNPSDLYVLDVSEGFSLLSLIAASHGHVKAYSSVEKKKQQEVLKRLAGSNNIPEKQLEFWLNHTEDEQGMLKRPSREKLWSAIILDCVETCGLIRQKLMEKASLARCLLEEGGRIFPEKIVVHGMLVESDTLLLESAVQGQEPTLGFNIAPFINQFTVPVHVFLDFSTLEGRHLSESVELFVLNLMDAHANYTNREVKVQVTATGRITAVPFWYHIYLDQEISVSTLSNNSHWKQAAAVLQQPLEVQAGDWVCLAVKLHKSTISISARIENTP from the exons ATGCCTAACGCCAATGCACGACCAAAGCATGGAAGAAGGCCCCGAAGGCGACGCCGAGAGGACCCCGCCAGGAATGAGCTGGTCTCCAGTTCCCTGGAAAGTGCCCAGCAGTGCCTGTTCAACCAAGATTACGGAACTGCGTTTGTGCACTACCTCCTTGTCCTCAACCTTGCACCTGCATTTAAGGACTTTGCTAAG GAGTCTTTCAGGTTCACTCTCTTTAAATGGACAGAAGAGCTGGACTCCGTGGGACGCATTCAGGACCTCTTTGACTGTTATGAACAAGCGCTGGAACTGTTTCCTGCTGATGAGGTTATCCTAAATAGCATGGGGGAACACCTCTTCAG GATGGGCTTCAGGGACGAAGCGGCGGGTCATTTCCATAAAGCATTGAAGCTGAGACCTGACTTCCCGGAGGCCAGGGAGAACTTCCACCGTGTGGCCAACTGGCTGGTGGAGCGCTGGCATTTTTTAATGCTCAATGACCATGGGAGGAACCAGAAGTACCAGCAAGCCATTCAGAAAGCTGTTCAGAGCGGCTGCAACACTGTACTTGACATAGGTACTGGCACTGGGATCCTTGG TATGTGTGCTAAGAAGGCTGGGGCGGCTGAGGTGTACGCCTGTGAACTGTCAAAGACCATGTATGAACTGGCCTGTGAGGTGTTGGCAGCTAATGGAATGGATGGAAGCATCAAAATCATCCATATGAAATCTCTAGAGATGGAAGTACCAAAGGACATCCCACAGAG GGTGTCCCTGGTGGTGACAGAGACGGTGGATGCAGGATTGTTTGGGGAGGGAATCATCGAGAGTCTTATTCATGCCTGGCATCACCTCCTGCTACCTCCACAG AACGGTGAGAATGAGTTCCAGGAGCCGTCAGCAACAGGACGGGTCATCCCAGCTGGAGCCACAGTGTTTGGAATGGCTGTTGAGAGCCTCGAGATCCGCCGGCATCACAG attTTGTGTGTCAGAATTGGGAGGTATATCCATGGCTGCAGCAGGGGAACTCCGCAGCCCGGTGAGCTGTAGCGCTGAGCCCGATGAGTCCATGGAGCCGTACACCACAGAGAGACTCAGCAGACTGCCAAGAGGATACAAAGCTCTCACAGAGCCATTCACTGCGCTCCACATCGATTTCAACAACGTGCAG GAACTGGAGGGGCTGAGCTCCAGACCAGTTCAGCGGATCTTCCTGCCCGTGACCCAGGAGGGGGAGCTGGATGCTCTGGCTGTCTGGTTCCAGCTCCACCTGGACAAGGAGAGCAGTCTGTCTACCGGACCGCAGGAGGACACCTGCTGGGAGCAAGCCATCTACCCAGTCCACATCACAGACG GTTTTGTCCTGAAACCTCAAGACGAGCTGATTGTTGAAGTCTCCTGCCGGGATTCCTTCCTCAGACTCAGCAGTGTGGCCGTGCTGAGAGACGGCCATGAAATCGGTCTCGACAAGCGTCTAGATTCCCCGTGTCCAGAAAACCCCATCTCGACACAAAACCCAGAGGCAGAGCTGTGCAGTGCACTCGCCTGCCTTCAGACTGACCAGGATAAAACCAAAGAATTCTCCATGCTGGAATGTGCAGAGATGGCGCTCCTGAACAACCAGGATTACCATCGGAGTTTTTGCACCGCGTTGGGCAAACTCATCTCTCAACTGAAGGTTCAATACCAAACTCAAGAGCCAGGATCAGATGGTCAGTCAAACCCCAGTGACCTCTACGTCCTGGATGTGTCAGAGggcttctctcttctctcccttaTTGCCGCCAGTCACGGTCATGTAAAAGCGTACAGCTCTGTGGAGAAGAAAAAGCAACAGGAAGTCCTAAAGAGGCTGGCCGGTTCCAATAACATCCCAGAGAAGCAGTTAGAGTTCTGGCTCAACCACACAGAGGATGAGCAGGGCATGTTGAAGCGGCCGTCCAGAGAGAAGCTGTGGAGCGCAATCATCCTGGACTGTGTGGAGACCTGTGGCCTCATTAGACAGAAGCTGATGGAGAAAGCGTCACTGGCCAG GTGTCTGCTGGAGGAAGGAGGGCGTATTTTCCCAGAGAAGATCGTGGTGCACGGTATGCTGGTGGAGTCGGACACGTTGCTACTGGAAAGTGCAGTCCAGGGTCAGGAGCCAACATTGGGATTCAATATTGCTCCTTTCATCAACCAGTTCACT GTACCTGTCCATGTGTTTTTGGACTTTTCCACACTGGAGGGCAGGCATCTCAGTGAGTCTGTGGAGCTATTTGTTCTCAACCTCATGGACGCCCATGCAAACTACACCAACAGAGAAGTAAAG gtcCAGGTCACGGCTACTGGAAGAATAACTGCAGTTCCCTTCTGGTACCACATCTACCTCGACCAGGAGATCAGTGTCAGCACCCTCAGCAACAACTCTCACTGGAAGCAGGCGGCCGCAGTGCTGCAGCAGCCGCTGGAGGTGCAAGCCGGGGACTGGGTCTGCCTCGCTGTGAAGCTACACAAGAGCACCATCTCCATATCAGCCCGTATAGAGAATACCCCCTGA